Genomic segment of Vespa crabro chromosome 18, iyVesCrab1.2, whole genome shotgun sequence:
AAATTatctataaaagataaaatccataatgttaataaaaataatatattatttagtaacatttttattaaaacaaataatattaaaatttaatatataataaaaatatttgatatgttatttattacttagtataaatataaattctattatatttcaaaaatccCGGGCGTATTTAAAGCTATTAGCTTTACACGAATAGCGTCGCTTTTGTCGCCGACATGTaatttctcctctcttctctcattGGTCCACAGTCAATTAAGAGTTTATCAACAAATCGTCTTAGATAatagtttattataaaatttatatttaatcgtaataaaataaaaataaaagtaacatatatttattatattaatacatatatatatatatatatattaaagacattatgttaaaaaataactagcgtataaatgaaaataaccaATAAATGAGCTGGACTCATCAAATTTTATTGCCGGAAAGATAGAATtcaattcatttaataaacattcatttgttatatattatttctttaataaagagaaaataattttcttgataaataaatacgttttattataatgaataaaaattttttgtcaagtttaataaaataaagtgaaaaaaaaaagtggactATATCGTCATTGGTGGAATACTCGTTTATTGGttacttttaatatacaaTCACGACGGCaacgtaatgaaaaaaaaaaaggtataacTTCACCATCTATGTTGATTAGAGTAAAGCATACTGTAACCTACGCAGCCGTAAAGTGGCGATGGCGTTTTgtgttttatattcttttgtgAATAAAATCTGGCGTTTATGCGCGTTTTGTCGTCCGATATCAatccattattataatttgtatctTTTAAGATAAAGCGAGATATAATTGTtccttgttataattatatcgaagaaaaattaggCCAGGTAATAcgagaatcaaaaaaaaaatattaaagaagcCCTCGCTTAGAACAGCCGGCGAACGTGACTCAGTTTGTGCAgtaaatgcaatattctgatGTTAACGACAATATATTATTGAGAATAGAAATCGCCACAACACATGCGGTAAATATTGGTAcgtatatcatttaatttatttatttccgtGATTATATTATGCCAATACGATCTTCCCGCCGTAACCTTCTTTCCGCTTGTAACAAGTAGCATTGTTACTAAtgctttttctatcttctcatGTGATGTCCCATGtaaacatatacgtatatatagagCGTGTATATCAATGGTCATATTAAGTTATACTATTGAACATTAAACGTATAATCCTTtcgattttttatactttttaaaattgaaaatttcgatttttaactttttaagaaaattttttttcttttttcatttttcactctttctctctctctctctctctctctctctctctctctctctctcttctttttttctcttcattttttaataaataaagtatacattttttccctcgtttatttctttaaataaattaattaattaatgtacaTTTTACGtgatcgtttttttcttttttttttttgtttatatatatatatatatatatatatatatatatatatatataaatagttaataaattgatatttgaaTTATAGCGTACATACAAAACATTCGTAGAAATGTCAGACGTAGAAAAGATGGAAGATACTACAATGGATACGCAAGATACTTATTATGAAAATCCAAAAGATAGTGCTGTAAATGAAAGTCAGGATTTTCAACTTGTTGATACTgatgaaataaattcatctacaaataaattagaaattcaATCTGAGAATGATAATTCAAAAACTAAAGATGATTCGAATAAGGAACAAAGTCAGACACACGATGAGATAGCCGAAGATAAAACGAGtggattagaaaagaaaagtgaaagcaATGTTGAAagcaatgaaaaagataatgttGCGGATGATAGTTCTAAACTTGATGACCAAAAGGATGATACCGATGATGAGAATGATATTGTCCAAGGTACGCCTCCTATGATGTATTCGCCATCTAAAAAGGAGGTTCATGGTACATCTGAAAAAATGGGTCTCAAACGTAAAGCAGATTCTGTTGATAATCCTGTTACTAAGTTGTTAAGAAGTTCATCCTCAGAAGATGCTttaagtatagaaaaaaataaagttcaTAATGATGATAGTCATCATTCAGATAAATCAGATGATtctcaattaaatatttcaagaaatTGTACAATACCAGATGTAGTAATTGAAGAAACTCAGGATGTAGAAGGTGAAGAACTTATTGAATCCAACGTGAAAAATTCTGATTTTGTTTTAAGTGAAACCAAAGATGATAAGAACTGTGAATCATGCCCTGTAcagaaatgtttaaataagaatgaaaataatgctAAAAAAACttatgaaataaatcaaaatgaaacTGTAAACAATCCAATTACATCCGACACATCTACTAATATAACTACTATTACCACCACagctaccactactactagtactgcTATTACTACTAGTACTGCTATTACTACTAGTACAAATGacgatattgaaaaagaaaatacttttgaTGTTAATATGACTAAGGTTAgcgatgaaaaagaattaactgagaacaaagaaatagaaaatatagaaatatcagCAACTGATGTAACAGTAAAGAATGATTCAAATTCCGATGTATCAATTAATTCTTCTAAagatataaatgaagaaaagacaCTTACTCCTGTAAATAAGGAGGATAATAAAAGTTCAACATCCAAGAATATTGACGATGTTAATTTGCAGAGTAAAAGCAGTACCAGTGAGGAAATAGTATtagataaaataacaataagcaAACAGCAACCTGTTGCATCTACTTATACAAACAAACCGCGTATGAGCATAGAGGTTGTTTTTGACAAATCAACTATGtctcaagaaaagaaaatgaaattaccaGAATTAGTTGAAATTGATGAAGATGGGGAGAAAATTATCTTGGATTCGTCGCAGGAGAATTCTATAGGAAAACTTGGTGAAAAAGAAGTTTTTGATACTACAAAtactgaaaatatttataaaagttgttacgaaaataaaaatagtaatgatttcaattataaatctttaattaacACCAAAGAATCGTCAGTAGATTCAAAATCTGATAAACATCATTTTAATGGAAATAGTGAATGTAAGAAATGCGATACAGATGGTACGGCTAGTGTAGAATCAGATATATTTACTAATGAACTGCATTCTACTATTTTAAAAGGCGATAATGTTTTACGGTCTatgaataaagaaacgaagatgCCTGCTTCGGTAACTAAAGAGAGTGATAATGCAGATTTAATAAGTGTGAGTGATAATGAACATGATGTTTCACTTATAGATGATAATGTTAAAAGTAAATCTGAGTTAAGTAATGCAAATTTACTTGCAAAAGCTTtacaagtagaaaaagaagttgGTGTGTATGTAAGACTTAAATGTTTATTACATATTGATGAGAGTACAAAAGAATTTCTGAACAAAGAATTAATGAGTGTTCATTGTGAACCTATAGTAGAACTTTCATCCGCACGCCAAAAAACAGAAGACACTTCTGCTTCGTTAGCTGATATTTCTGGAAATGACAACAAGGATACCTCGCCAGGATCAGTTAACAGCAATCcacaattatttcatttaaaccCTTCGagactttctttcctttcaacaATTAGTTCTACAAGTTCAGCATCCAGTGCTGCTTCTTTAGTCGCTAAACTTGCAGCTAAAGACACACATTTTTCACTACCTCGAGGTCCAGCTAAACATGCAAAAAAGTCAGTGTATGAAATACCATCAGCACCACAGAAACAAAATATAGATGAATCTCATGAGAGATTAATTAaggaatggaaaaataatcgtttattaGTAACAACCATTTTGAGTTATTTAAATACAGAGGTTAATACAATTGATACATATAACATAAGTAATGAAAGATTAGATGATGTTCTGCAAAAAATTAGATGTTCTACGCCAGAAGAACAAGACGAAAGGGCAATGGAAACAACAACGCCCAAAAGTTCCAGAAAAAATCGAGCATCAAAAAGACCACGAAGTAAAAATACCAGAGCAGGTGTACAAACGAATGGAATGTGCAAAATTTCACCAAAAGAATTGATTTCTTCCCAAGGAAATAACAGTACTCCTAGTAGtagaaagaaaactaaaactGATAAAATTGATAGTGATATACCATCCAATAACACTGTTTCATTCGTTAAAGATTTAtcatacattaatataaacgatgaatTGGTTGGTAAAGAAGTATTTGCCAAGTGGtctgacaataattattatccaggTACAGTCACGGAAAAAGTTAAGTTAAAATATAAAGTGAATTTTTACGatgggaaaaataaattacttatagaagattttattataccaATACCAAAGACCCTAAAAGAAGGTTTATCAGTATACGCGACTACGGCAGAGGATGATTATGGTTCCTGTGGCTTAATAGTTGAAGTccaaaatactaataatgatacaTATTATTCAGTAGAAACGGATGAAGGAGAGAAATTACAAGTCCAGGTGAAAGACATCTTTTTGTCATCAGATCAAGCGCAAGTATTGAAGGAAGAAATATttgtcaaaataaataatcttccGTCTACGCCTAAGCTTTCGGGCCAAATAACATTAGACAACATGGTAGATGGAAAACGGCGTTCTAAACGAATTGCCACACCTACATTTTCAACTCCAAAATCTAAGATATTGGCTGGTAGttctattgataaaaatattagtatatCGGAACCTTCTGTTTCTGGTATAGCTTCTAAAACTAAGAAGAGAGATTCTTCTGAAAATGAGAGTAAATCTAGTGATTCAAATCTTTCTTTAAAAGATGAAACTGTATTAAGTGGCGTGCAACCAGAAATTATTGGAACGCCAAATGAACAAATTGTAAAAGGACCTCAGcatagaataaaaggaaaaccacgaagtaagaaaaaagctgaaaatgaagaaactaTTGCGACTTTGGGTCCTATTCCAAACAACAATTCTACTTTATTTAAAGGCATGTCATTTATTCTTACTTGTGCGTCATTGGAAGTACTTGATAGGTTTCAAGCAGATGCTAAAGATTCTGGTTCTGAAACTGGaacagaaaatgaagaagaatggGTCCGTAGACCATTTGTAAGGGATAGGCTGAAAACCCAAATAGAAGCTggaaaaggtaaaatttatgaCGAGTTTGATTTAATACCAaaggaagaatataaaaatacaaaactgATTACAAATGTGCCAAATGTTACtgcaaaaaatttattatgtcTTTCGGTCGGAATTCCTGCATATAATCATAATTGGATTATACAGTGTTGTCAAGAGgtatataaaagttttattctcataaaaatgataagcatagtttttatttatattacatttgaataatatttgatgtttatttatttatttattttttttttttttttgtttttttttttttcaaggacaaattaataaatccaGCAGGATGGAGCTTACCTGCCGGATGGAGTTTGGATAAACAATCTTATATTGAAGTTTTTCAAAGGCCTAGTAATAAACCATTAACTCAagttatagtaataattcCTATTGTAGAATCGGACAAAAAATTTACATCTTTTTGGCGCCAAATATGTGAAAATGCAGGTGCTGTGGTTTTGCTGGTAGATGGTTCaggtattatattttctctataattaacttttaaatTATCTCTCATATCTAATAtgaaatgtatgtacatagcaatataaaagatagtaataatatttataatcaataaaatattaatccttACAGAAAGTATGGAAGGATTTGCAGAAGGTACAGTAGTAGTTACTAATCGCAGATGTCCTTCATGGGCAATTACAAAAGCTGGAGAATGGCAATTACCATTGCTTTCCACAACGTGGGTTGTTCAATGTTTAATTGAAGGCAAAATCTGTCCATATGACTCTCAACtacgttataaatataattatatacaaaattaaaatcctTCCTCTCCAGCAAGGTGTTATTGGCCATATCTGTAAGTACAACAAATATAGTTAtgaacggaaaagaaaaagacacattttgtttttaaatttcaaatgtttTCAAATATTCTATTCTTATGTATTTCTTTATGTTTATGATTCCTTTGaactatgtgtatatatatatatatacatatatgaatatatacacacatacatcttAAAGTATAtacgtttaaatatatatatattatatatatatatatttaaaagtatatatatatattatatatatatatatattatatatatatatttgaagtgtattttcttataataataattatcagacCACTTATGAAATAATGTCTTTTATCAATCTATGCTAATCATATATGATAATTCGCAACATATCTTtgctaaataaaatttaatttatcaataaaattaaagaaatttaaaaagatgTTATTATTCAATGATCATCTTGTTGATGAAAATATTTGCtttgcattattttttttattattggaacTTTTATCACTTTCTACCATAAAAAGTTATAgcttttgataaaattaaattcttatttccttcacatttttttttttttttttttttttccaagaaaCTACAGaatattttctcctttcgttATACTAACTTACAAGGTAGAAATTTAATGGATCTGTTTTTTaagtagaattttttttattacttttctgtTCATTCTCAGCATATATAGATTgtgaacaattatattatatagttcaGTATTCACATGAACTTATATTTGTTCTATgcttaataatgaatattaaaaaactaaagaattttctcttttatttttctaaattcatatattatcgttaattcatattattcattatttaatccTATTTTCTTATTTGCAAAGTTTCCAAAATCAACAAATTAGGAATTAGATAAATACTTCTCTGTATTTATAGTACTTACAGTGTTGGTATTGTTTCTCACAAAGCTGTAATATTAGAGTTTTGTAacattttgtataaaataaaatataaatatatatcaattttatatggTGAACGAGTTTATTATAAGGAATGTTTATAACGTCTTGATTGCAAATTGTGTGATATTGAAATGCAACAGTAAATCATGGAAATGaatgaaacatttataaataattttcatataaatatacacatatatataattttacaatgtttTGTCTATCTATCAGTGTTCTTCATGGTGCTTAATACCAATATGGTATTCTATCAAAACAGGAAGTCTTATAAAAGTGTCTTGCAGATATCTGTGACATAAATAACACTCGTATTAATCCTgttaacataaaataatatgtacaaCATGATTAgttgatttaattttacaaCAATATAAATCACAGGTGAGATAAGggtaaatgtaataacaataataatccaaTTAACATGATATTAGACTAAATAACATttgttaattacaaataacgAAATGGTATAATCATTTTTGCAATACATATTATCAACAAAAAAGTGCAAACATATAAACagatttattaaaacatattattTGTACAATTCATACTATCTCACTTATCTCATtgtgatttatatataataaattaaaatgtgcGATTTATTGTAATCTGACAAACAAtgtataatatcaaattaaaatatttgttatttttttaattagtgATTATATAGCagtgtattttttaaatatataat
This window contains:
- the LOC124430368 gene encoding uncharacterized protein LOC124430368 — protein: MSDVEKMEDTTMDTQDTYYENPKDSAVNESQDFQLVDTDEINSSTNKLEIQSENDNSKTKDDSNKEQSQTHDEIAEDKTSGLEKKSESNVESNEKDNVADDSSKLDDQKDDTDDENDIVQGTPPMMYSPSKKEVHGTSEKMGLKRKADSVDNPVTKLLRSSSSEDALSIEKNKVHNDDSHHSDKSDDSQLNISRNCTIPDVVIEETQDVEGEELIESNVKNSDFVLSETKDDKNCESCPVQKCLNKNENNAKKTYEINQNETVNNPITSDTSTNITTITTTATTTTSTAITTSTAITTSTNDDIEKENTFDVNMTKVSDEKELTENKEIENIEISATDVTVKNDSNSDVSINSSKDINEEKTLTPVNKEDNKSSTSKNIDDVNLQSKSSTSEEIVLDKITISKQQPVASTYTNKPRMSIEVVFDKSTMSQEKKMKLPELVEIDEDGEKIILDSSQENSIGKLGEKEVFDTTNTENIYKSCYENKNSNDFNYKSLINTKESSVDSKSDKHHFNGNSECKKCDTDGTASVESDIFTNELHSTILKGDNVLRSMNKETKMPASVTKESDNADLISVSDNEHDVSLIDDNVKSKSELSNANLLAKALQVEKEVGVYVRLKCLLHIDESTKEFLNKELMSVHCEPIVELSSARQKTEDTSASLADISGNDNKDTSPGSVNSNPQLFHLNPSRLSFLSTISSTSSASSAASLVAKLAAKDTHFSLPRGPAKHAKKSVYEIPSAPQKQNIDESHERLIKEWKNNRLLVTTILSYLNTEVNTIDTYNISNERLDDVLQKIRCSTPEEQDERAMETTTPKSSRKNRASKRPRSKNTRAGVQTNGMCKISPKELISSQGNNSTPSSRKKTKTDKIDSDIPSNNTVSFVKDLSYININDELVGKEVFAKWSDNNYYPGTVTEKVKLKYKVNFYDGKNKLLIEDFIIPIPKTLKEGLSVYATTAEDDYGSCGLIVEVQNTNNDTYYSVETDEGEKLQVQVKDIFLSSDQAQVLKEEIFVKINNLPSTPKLSGQITLDNMVDGKRRSKRIATPTFSTPKSKILAGSSIDKNISISEPSVSGIASKTKKRDSSENESKSSDSNLSLKDETVLSGVQPEIIGTPNEQIVKGPQHRIKGKPRSKKKAENEETIATLGPIPNNNSTLFKGMSFILTCASLEVLDRFQADAKDSGSETGTENEEEWVRRPFVRDRLKTQIEAGKGKIYDEFDLIPKEEYKNTKLITNVPNVTAKNLLCLSVGIPAYNHNWIIQCCQEDKLINPAGWSLPAGWSLDKQSYIEVFQRPSNKPLTQVIVIIPIVESDKKFTSFWRQICENAGAVVLLVDGSESMEGFAEGTVVVTNRRCPSWAITKAGEWQLPLLSTTWVVQCLIEGKICPYDSQLRYKYNYIQN